From Thiomicrospira sp. XS5, one genomic window encodes:
- a CDS encoding methyl-accepting chemotaxis protein, with amino-acid sequence MTIKQRIIFIISLLIGFLMAAIVAGLVIMKQNNQSFHQIYLDRIIPLKDLKIIADEYAVNIVDTNHKLRNGNLTFEQASGNIQQAQQVIEETWNKYMATTLTEREAALAQNAQVLMEKANQSIEGLKSAIASQNMASVEAYSIEQLYPAIDPISDAITQLIDLQLEIAGQLNDANEEAYQTTFTWAIIVALLMFVIAALLSYQTLRAILRPMNELMDVSQNVVKNGDFSKRIPIYHQDEIGRASMAFNQLLDQTKATFDGANATVAAIADGDFSKRMDGDFVGEMLALKNGINASAESVEFMMNELDSIMNALQNGHLEAKMDERVAEAFRNKVEGALSNTGNIINQINRVMHAVASGDYSHRVQASASGSFDELKQSINSSVDSLGTVMQEISRILTLIANGDLTENMSGHYPGELAHIQQNLNNAINNLDRIVNQVNGATHIVLSASEEVSKGALDLSQRVQQQAAAVEQTSATMEEMNSTVQNNTKNAIEASNLSESVQQKTERGAEVMKQTINAMNSIENSSQRINDIVTLIDSIAFQTNLLALNAAVEAARAGDHGRGFAVVAGEVRGLAQKSADAARDIKNLINESNELVQQGSQLTGESGDMLAEIRESIDHVHEMIEMIARSSEEQAKGIEQVHTAISDIDAATQQNAALVEETSAATESMSDQAQTLSSEMAFFKTDSATLAKPVQKAAQPNALAAPSAPKDVSDHDWSDF; translated from the coding sequence ATGACAATCAAGCAACGCATTATTTTCATTATTTCACTGCTCATCGGCTTTCTGATGGCCGCCATCGTGGCAGGCCTGGTGATAATGAAGCAAAACAATCAATCCTTTCATCAAATCTATCTGGATCGCATTATTCCGCTGAAAGATTTGAAAATCATCGCCGATGAATACGCAGTCAATATCGTGGACACCAACCATAAGCTGCGTAATGGAAATCTGACGTTTGAACAAGCCAGCGGGAATATTCAGCAGGCGCAACAAGTCATTGAAGAAACCTGGAACAAATACATGGCCACCACCTTGACCGAACGGGAAGCGGCTTTGGCGCAGAATGCACAAGTATTGATGGAAAAAGCCAATCAGTCCATCGAAGGCTTGAAAAGCGCCATTGCATCGCAAAATATGGCGTCGGTGGAAGCTTACAGCATCGAACAGCTGTATCCGGCGATTGACCCGATTTCGGACGCCATCACCCAGCTTATCGATTTACAGTTGGAAATTGCCGGGCAACTCAATGACGCCAATGAAGAAGCGTATCAAACGACCTTCACCTGGGCCATCATCGTGGCGCTGTTAATGTTCGTGATTGCGGCGCTCTTGTCGTACCAAACCTTGAGAGCCATTCTGCGGCCGATGAACGAGCTAATGGATGTTTCCCAGAATGTGGTCAAGAATGGCGATTTTTCCAAACGCATTCCAATTTATCATCAAGATGAAATCGGCCGTGCGTCAATGGCCTTCAACCAGTTACTGGATCAGACTAAAGCCACGTTCGATGGCGCCAATGCAACGGTCGCGGCGATTGCCGACGGCGATTTCAGCAAGCGCATGGACGGCGATTTTGTTGGCGAAATGCTGGCGTTGAAAAACGGCATCAACGCTTCTGCGGAAAGCGTCGAATTTATGATGAATGAACTCGACAGCATTATGAATGCCCTGCAAAACGGCCATTTGGAAGCCAAAATGGACGAACGTGTTGCCGAAGCTTTCCGTAACAAGGTGGAAGGGGCTTTGTCCAACACCGGTAATATCATCAACCAAATCAACCGCGTGATGCACGCTGTTGCGTCCGGCGATTACTCCCACCGAGTGCAAGCGTCTGCCTCCGGCAGCTTCGACGAGCTGAAACAAAGCATCAACAGCAGCGTCGATTCGCTGGGCACGGTGATGCAGGAAATCAGCCGTATTTTGACATTGATTGCCAATGGCGATTTGACCGAGAACATGTCCGGCCATTATCCGGGCGAGTTAGCACATATACAACAGAACCTGAATAATGCCATTAATAATCTGGACCGTATCGTAAACCAGGTCAATGGCGCGACGCACATTGTCTTGTCGGCATCGGAAGAAGTTTCCAAAGGCGCTTTGGATCTAAGTCAACGCGTGCAACAACAGGCGGCGGCCGTCGAGCAAACCTCTGCGACCATGGAAGAGATGAACTCCACGGTTCAGAACAACACCAAAAACGCTATTGAAGCGTCGAATCTGTCGGAAAGCGTGCAACAGAAAACGGAGCGTGGCGCCGAGGTGATGAAACAAACCATCAACGCGATGAACTCCATTGAAAACTCCAGTCAACGCATTAACGACATCGTGACTTTGATTGACAGCATTGCGTTCCAAACCAATCTCTTGGCGCTGAATGCGGCGGTGGAAGCGGCCCGCGCGGGCGATCACGGACGTGGTTTTGCGGTGGTCGCCGGTGAAGTCCGCGGCTTGGCGCAAAAATCCGCCGATGCGGCGCGTGACATCAAGAATCTGATCAATGAAAGTAATGAACTGGTTCAACAAGGCTCTCAATTGACGGGCGAGTCCGGTGACATGCTGGCGGAAATCCGTGAATCCATCGACCATGTACATGAAATGATTGAGATGATTGCCCGGTCATCAGAAGAGCAGGCCAAAGGCATTGAGCAGGTGCACACCGCGATCAGTGACATCGATGCCGCCACCCAGCAGAATGCCGCTTTGGTGGAAGAAACCTCCGCCGCCACGGAGAGTATGTCGGATCAGGCGCAAACGCTGTCGAGCGAAATGGCGTTCTTTAAAACCGACTCCGCGACGTTGGCCAAACCGGTTCAAAAAGCTGCGCAACCCAACGCTTTGGCGGCACCAAGTGCGCCCAAAGACGTGTCCGATCATGATTGGAGCGATTTCTAA